From Aliarcobacter butzleri, the proteins below share one genomic window:
- the dnaN gene encoding DNA polymerase III subunit beta, with the protein MKFVITKNILENVIASMQPFLEKKDSSAITSHIYLEINNSNLIIKATDYEIGLESFIDNLTNTVDGKTTVNGSNLLGIIKRLKNEDIILEATNNNLVIKQNKSTFKLPTYDANEFPVLNKSENLKELSISTINFINSIRKITPAIDNNNPKFELNGALLDIKSQKINFVSTDTRRLALSFLENMNNDEAQLIIPKKAIIEIQKLFLDEAKISYDNTNLVISNQHTKFFTKLINGKFPDYERIIPSNLKHNFFLPKNVLVESIKLVTSLFSNIKITFSSKSIIFESLDEDSEAKTQIDIDLNIPNEFFLAVNAKYLLDFLSMTNNEKVKIGFNESNLPFYLEDDKFITIVMPIVLEK; encoded by the coding sequence ATGAAGTTTGTAATCACAAAAAATATTCTTGAAAACGTAATAGCTTCAATGCAACCTTTTTTAGAAAAAAAAGATTCTAGTGCTATCACATCACATATATATTTAGAAATTAATAACTCTAACTTAATTATAAAAGCTACTGATTATGAAATAGGTTTAGAATCTTTTATAGATAATCTTACAAATACAGTAGATGGAAAAACAACAGTAAATGGTTCTAATTTATTAGGAATAATCAAAAGATTAAAAAATGAAGATATTATTTTAGAAGCTACAAATAACAATTTAGTTATCAAACAAAATAAATCAACATTTAAATTACCAACTTATGATGCAAATGAATTTCCTGTATTAAATAAATCTGAAAATCTAAAAGAGTTATCAATATCTACAATAAACTTTATAAATTCTATTAGAAAAATTACTCCAGCTATTGATAACAATAATCCAAAGTTTGAATTAAATGGTGCATTACTTGATATAAAAAGTCAAAAAATAAATTTCGTTTCAACTGATACAAGAAGATTAGCTTTATCTTTTTTAGAAAATATGAATAATGATGAAGCACAATTAATTATTCCTAAAAAAGCAATTATTGAAATTCAAAAACTATTTTTAGATGAAGCAAAAATTTCTTATGATAATACAAATTTAGTTATTTCAAATCAACATACTAAATTTTTTACAAAACTAATAAATGGTAAATTTCCAGATTATGAAAGAATCATTCCTTCAAATCTAAAACACAATTTCTTTTTACCAAAAAATGTTTTAGTTGAATCAATCAAACTTGTAACTTCACTTTTTTCAAATATAAAAATTACATTTAGTTCAAAATCTATAATTTTTGAATCACTTGATGAAGATAGTGAAGCAAAAACTCAAATTGATATAGATTTAAATATTCCAAATGAATTTTTCTTAGCAGTAAATGCTAAATATTTATTAGACTTTTTAAGTATGACAAATAATGAAAAAGTAAAAATTGGATTTAATGAATCAAATTTACCATTTTATTTAGAAGATGATAAATTCATTACAATAGTAATGCCAATAGTTTTAGAAAAATAA
- the gyrB gene encoding DNA topoisomerase (ATP-hydrolyzing) subunit B, whose protein sequence is MSQQEYGASNIKVLKGLEAVRKRPGMYIGDTNINGLHHLVYEVVDNSIDEAMAGFCRNIKVTLTKDGWARIEDDGRGIPTAIHPTEGISAATVALTVLHAGGKFDKDTYKVSGGLHGVGVSVVNALSKHLKMTVYREGKIHYQEFKEGIPQGTLEIIGDSPRKTGTTIEFLVDDSIFEVTKYEFNILKKRFKEVAYLNPIISITLEDEAAKLKEVYHFEGGIKQFVADMNKETALCEVISFSDRVEGVEVDIAMMYNDTYIEKTLSFVNNIRTIDGGTHEAGFKAGLTRSISKYLSENAAAREKDTKITGDDVREGLIAVVSVKVPEPQFEGQTKGKLGSSYVRPIAQKLTGDNLDKYFEENPTHAKAIMEKALMAARGREAAKKARELTRKKDAMTVGTLPGKLAECQSKDPAIRELYLVEGDSAGGSAKQGRDRVFQAILPLKGKILNVEKSRLDKILKSDEIRNMITALGCGIGEDFDEEKIRYHKIIIMTDADVDGSHIQTLLLTFFFRFLRPVIEKGYLYIAQPPLYRYKKGKNEIYLKDNNALSAFLIENGLESFEFEGLGYNDLLDLFKIVSKYRAMLEQLGKRYSLLEVLKHLIENSDLVNLEFKDLYENIKDFLDKKGYNILSKTVLDDRIQLFVQTNEGLEELIIDEELFASPYFSEATYIYSKLKERDLSVFEGRDLIEILEEIETLAKKGAYIQRYKGLGEMNPEQLWETTMIPDNRRLLRVKIEDAEVASDTFTLFMGDEVEPRRNYIEEHAKDVEHLDV, encoded by the coding sequence ATGTCACAACAAGAATATGGTGCTAGTAATATTAAAGTTTTAAAAGGTCTTGAAGCTGTTAGAAAAAGACCAGGTATGTATATTGGTGATACTAATATAAATGGTTTACATCACTTAGTTTATGAAGTAGTTGATAACTCTATTGATGAGGCAATGGCTGGATTTTGTAGAAATATAAAAGTAACTTTAACAAAAGATGGATGGGCAAGAATTGAAGATGATGGAAGAGGTATTCCAACTGCAATTCACCCAACAGAAGGAATTAGTGCAGCAACTGTTGCTTTAACTGTACTTCATGCTGGTGGAAAATTTGATAAAGACACATATAAAGTTTCTGGAGGACTTCATGGTGTTGGGGTTTCTGTTGTAAATGCTTTATCAAAACATTTAAAAATGACAGTTTATAGAGAAGGAAAAATTCACTATCAAGAATTTAAAGAAGGAATTCCTCAAGGAACTTTAGAAATAATTGGTGATAGTCCAAGAAAAACTGGAACAACAATTGAATTTTTAGTAGATGATTCTATTTTTGAAGTAACAAAATATGAATTTAATATCTTAAAAAAGAGATTTAAAGAAGTTGCTTATTTAAATCCAATTATTTCTATAACATTAGAAGATGAAGCAGCAAAATTAAAAGAAGTTTACCATTTTGAAGGTGGAATAAAACAATTTGTTGCTGATATGAATAAAGAAACAGCTTTATGTGAAGTTATATCTTTTAGTGATAGAGTTGAAGGTGTAGAAGTTGATATTGCTATGATGTATAACGATACTTACATAGAAAAAACTTTATCATTTGTAAATAATATTAGAACTATTGATGGTGGAACTCACGAAGCTGGATTTAAAGCAGGACTTACTAGAAGTATTTCTAAATACTTAAGTGAAAATGCAGCAGCAAGAGAAAAAGATACAAAAATTACTGGAGATGATGTAAGAGAGGGTTTAATAGCAGTAGTTTCTGTAAAAGTTCCTGAACCACAATTTGAAGGTCAAACAAAAGGAAAATTAGGAAGCTCTTATGTAAGACCAATTGCTCAAAAGTTAACTGGGGATAATTTAGATAAGTATTTTGAAGAAAATCCAACTCATGCAAAAGCTATTATGGAAAAAGCTTTAATGGCTGCACGTGGAAGAGAAGCTGCTAAAAAAGCAAGAGAATTAACTAGAAAAAAAGATGCAATGACAGTTGGAACACTTCCAGGTAAACTTGCAGAGTGTCAAAGTAAAGATCCAGCAATTAGAGAGTTATATTTAGTTGAGGGAGATTCAGCGGGTGGTTCTGCAAAACAAGGAAGAGATAGAGTTTTCCAAGCAATTTTACCGTTAAAAGGTAAGATTTTAAATGTTGAAAAATCTAGACTTGATAAAATTTTAAAATCTGATGAGATTAGAAATATGATTACTGCACTTGGTTGTGGTATTGGTGAAGATTTTGATGAAGAAAAAATCAGATATCATAAAATCATTATTATGACGGATGCCGATGTTGATGGTAGCCATATTCAAACATTACTTTTAACTTTCTTCTTTAGATTTTTAAGACCAGTTATTGAAAAAGGTTATTTATATATCGCTCAACCGCCACTTTATAGATATAAAAAAGGTAAAAATGAAATTTATTTAAAAGATAATAATGCTTTATCTGCATTTTTAATTGAAAATGGTTTAGAATCATTTGAATTTGAAGGTTTAGGATATAACGATTTATTAGATTTATTCAAAATTGTTTCTAAATATAGAGCTATGTTAGAGCAATTAGGAAAAAGATACTCTTTACTTGAAGTTTTAAAACATTTAATTGAAAATAGTGATTTAGTAAACTTAGAGTTTAAAGATTTATATGAAAATATAAAAGATTTCTTGGATAAAAAAGGTTATAACATTTTATCTAAAACAGTTCTTGATGATAGAATTCAACTTTTTGTACAAACAAATGAGGGATTAGAAGAGCTAATTATTGATGAAGAATTATTTGCATCACCATATTTCAGTGAAGCAACTTATATTTATAGTAAATTAAAAGAGAGGGATTTATCTGTATTTGAAGGTAGAGATTTAATCGAAATATTAGAAGAAATAGAAACATTAGCTAAAAAAGGTGCTTATATTCAAAGATATAAAGGTCTTGGAGAGATGAATCCAGAGCAATTATGGGAAACTACTATGATTCCTGATAATAGAAGACTTTTAAGAGTTAAAATAGAAGATGCTGAAGTAGCAAGTGATACATTTACTTTATTTATGGGTGATGAAGTAGAACCTAGAAGAAATTATATTGAAGAACACGCAAAAGATGTTGAACATTTAGACGTATAG
- a CDS encoding NAD(P)-binding domain-containing protein: MNEKIYDIIVIGAGSAGIACIIEAKLKNIENILLIEKTSNHSETIRKFYKDGKRVDKDWKNQVIKLEGNIDFMDGTKESTLEYFEELLNKNEISPVYNTEVEKIIKNENTNLFEVHTLNKIYQTKFAIICIGKMGKPNKPDYKIPTNIKKYINFNLDDCTTNEKILVIGGGNSAAEYAYFLTNEKNNVTLAYRKPTFTRLNPINEKLLMQYQNDKKLTIKMNKEIKELEEAENLKVKVIYTDEEIEIFDRLIYAIGGTTPIDFLKACNVKIDENLNPICDGNFESSTKGIYLAGDIASKGEGSISTALNHGYHIIKDISAKNV, translated from the coding sequence ATGAATGAAAAAATTTATGATATTATAGTTATTGGAGCTGGAAGTGCAGGAATAGCCTGTATTATTGAAGCAAAACTCAAAAATATTGAAAATATATTACTTATTGAAAAAACTTCAAACCATTCAGAAACTATTAGAAAATTTTACAAAGATGGTAAAAGAGTAGATAAAGATTGGAAAAATCAAGTAATAAAACTTGAAGGAAATATAGACTTTATGGATGGAACAAAAGAATCAACTCTTGAATATTTTGAAGAATTACTAAATAAAAATGAAATTTCTCCTGTTTATAATACTGAAGTTGAGAAAATCATAAAAAATGAAAATACAAATCTTTTTGAAGTTCATACTTTAAATAAAATATATCAAACAAAATTTGCAATTATATGTATTGGAAAAATGGGAAAACCAAATAAACCTGATTACAAAATTCCAACAAATATAAAAAAATATATCAATTTTAATTTAGATGATTGTACAACAAATGAAAAAATTTTAGTTATAGGTGGAGGAAATAGTGCCGCTGAATATGCTTATTTTTTAACTAATGAAAAAAACAATGTAACTTTAGCATATAGAAAACCAACATTTACAAGATTAAATCCTATAAATGAAAAACTTCTTATGCAATATCAAAATGATAAGAAATTAACTATAAAGATGAATAAAGAGATAAAAGAGTTAGAAGAAGCCGAAAATTTAAAAGTAAAAGTTATATACACTGATGAGGAAATTGAAATTTTTGATAGGCTAATTTATGCTATTGGAGGAACTACACCAATTGATTTTTTAAAAGCTTGTAATGTAAAAATAGATGAAAATCTAAATCCGATTTGTGATGGAAATTTTGAATCAAGTACAAAAGGTATATATCTTGCAGGAGATATTGCTTCTAAAGGTGAGGGTTCTATTAGTACTGCTTTAAATCATGGTTACCATATAATAAAAGATATTTCAGCAAAAAACGTATAG
- the queF gene encoding preQ(1) synthase yields MKYGEKEILEFDINNEENFWPNENSKNYIIDIELPEFMAKCPRSGYPDFATIKIQYTPNKKVIELKALKIYINSFMNRYISHENSANEIFDTLYTKLEPKWLKVIADFKPRGNVHTVIEIDSAKL; encoded by the coding sequence ATAAAATATGGTGAAAAAGAGATATTAGAGTTTGATATTAATAATGAAGAAAATTTTTGGCCAAATGAAAATTCAAAAAATTATATTATAGATATTGAATTACCAGAATTTATGGCAAAATGTCCAAGAAGTGGTTATCCAGATTTTGCAACAATAAAAATACAATATACTCCAAATAAAAAAGTTATAGAGCTAAAAGCACTAAAAATTTATATTAACTCTTTTATGAATAGATATATTTCTCATGAAAATTCTGCAAATGAGATATTTGATACTCTTTATACTAAATTAGAACCAAAATGGCTTAAAGTAATTGCTGATTTTAAACCAAGAGGAAATGTTCATACAGTTATTGAAATAGATAGCGCAAAGTTATAG
- a CDS encoding MerR family transcriptional regulator, which translates to MERLVTTAQAAEILGLSLQGIHYRIKKNQLKSLKKDGKVYVYVDDTQKYNFEEKTENHKQQNNINEIIEVKNEQIELLKKSIKWMKKQYISEIYRLEKNQKRIIEVFNSEIKLLQSAFNEMKAIYKPKLENKNQTNSSDFLPLKEFFVIMKRANKTDAEIKNIIFKAIKNGDKRFIYNKAEKKLLILNEDFSDLI; encoded by the coding sequence TTGGAAAGATTAGTTACAACAGCACAAGCGGCTGAAATCTTGGGCTTGTCTTTGCAAGGAATACACTATCGTATAAAAAAAAATCAACTAAAATCTTTGAAAAAAGATGGAAAAGTGTATGTTTATGTTGATGATACACAAAAATATAATTTTGAAGAAAAAACAGAAAATCATAAACAACAAAATAATATAAATGAGATAATTGAAGTTAAAAATGAACAAATAGAACTTCTAAAAAAGTCTATAAAATGGATGAAAAAACAATATATTTCAGAAATTTATAGACTTGAAAAAAATCAAAAAAGGATTATTGAAGTTTTTAATAGTGAAATAAAATTACTTCAAAGTGCTTTTAATGAAATGAAAGCTATTTATAAACCAAAATTAGAAAATAAAAATCAAACTAATAGTAGTGATTTTTTACCTTTAAAAGAGTTTTTTGTTATTATGAAAAGAGCAAATAAAACAGATGCTGAAATAAAAAATATTATATTTAAAGCTATAAAAAATGGTGATAAAAGATTTATTTATAACAAAGCAGAAAAAAAACTTTTGATTTTAAATGAAGATTTTAGTGATTTGATATAA
- a CDS encoding YqaA family protein, with product MVYLTIFFVSFISATLFPLGSEALLIYDIKEGYNIYLLLFFATLGNSLGSIVNYYLGLKGEEYLIEKNLIKEKYINICKNYFDKYGFITILFSWLPIIGDPITFVAGILKYDFKKFVILVTIAKLSRYIFIAWVI from the coding sequence ATGGTCTATTTAACAATATTTTTCGTAAGTTTTATATCTGCAACTTTATTTCCACTTGGAAGTGAAGCTTTATTAATTTATGATATAAAAGAAGGTTACAATATTTATTTATTATTATTTTTTGCTACATTAGGAAATAGTTTAGGTTCTATTGTAAATTACTATTTAGGCTTAAAAGGTGAAGAATATTTAATAGAGAAAAATCTTATAAAAGAAAAATATATAAATATTTGTAAAAACTACTTTGATAAATATGGATTTATAACTATTCTTTTTTCATGGTTACCAATAATTGGCGATCCAATTACTTTTGTTGCTGGTATTTTAAAATATGATTTTAAAAAATTTGTAATTTTAGTTACTATCGCAAAGTTATCGAGATATATATTTATAGCTTGGGTTATATAA
- a CDS encoding class I SAM-dependent methyltransferase — protein MPLVNTNLDKLNFSKLYKKQVKNSTFKSKKSSDWDKKAKQFNENVLNSPYIKEFISKVDIKDCQTLLDVGSGPANISLQLASKLEKVYALDYSLEMLNLAKENAKNLEINNLITIHKSWYDKWNDLPNADIVIASRSMEVKNIKKALKRLNEKANKKVYITTKVGGSFIDNEILNQLKRKINPRPDYIYLINTLHSMGIFAKVDFIKTKNNKLQVKTDEEFIQKVSWSLGKLTKKEEIILKEYFNNTYKHKKEADYLTWAFISWEKVI, from the coding sequence ATGCCATTAGTAAATACAAATTTAGATAAATTAAACTTCTCAAAACTTTATAAAAAACAGGTAAAAAATTCTACATTTAAAAGTAAAAAAAGCAGTGATTGGGACAAAAAAGCAAAACAATTTAATGAAAATGTTTTAAATAGCCCATATATAAAAGAATTTATTTCAAAAGTTGATATAAAAGATTGTCAAACTTTACTTGATGTTGGAAGTGGACCAGCTAATATTAGTTTACAATTAGCTTCTAAATTAGAAAAAGTTTATGCACTTGATTATTCATTAGAGATGTTAAATCTTGCAAAAGAAAATGCTAAAAATCTTGAAATAAATAATCTCATAACTATTCATAAATCTTGGTATGATAAATGGAATGATTTACCAAATGCTGATATAGTAATTGCTAGTCGTTCTATGGAAGTAAAAAATATAAAAAAAGCTTTAAAAAGATTAAATGAAAAAGCAAACAAAAAAGTTTATATAACAACAAAAGTTGGTGGAAGTTTTATAGATAATGAAATTTTAAATCAACTAAAAAGAAAAATAAATCCAAGACCTGATTATATCTATTTGATAAATACATTACACAGCATGGGCATTTTTGCAAAAGTTGATTTTATAAAAACTAAAAATAATAAACTTCAAGTAAAAACAGATGAAGAGTTTATACAAAAAGTTAGTTGGAGTTTGGGAAAACTAACAAAAAAAGAGGAAATAATCTTAAAAGAGTATTTTAATAATACATATAAACATAAAAAAGAGGCTGATTATTTAACTTGGGCATTTATATCTTGGGAAAAAGTTATATAA
- a CDS encoding ABC transporter ATP-binding protein produces the protein MIEIKINKPLHGSNGTMNLDIDLNINKGEFVALSGLSGSGKTTLLRILAGLENATGTLKIDNEYWLNEKYSKDSQKRDIGFVFQDYALFPNFTVLQNLLYVKKDKELAKHLLDMTDMYELKDRYPNSLSGGQKQRVSLCRALMNKPKLLLMDEPLSALDPQMRTKLQNEILTLHKEFNTTTIMVSHDPSEMYRLASRVLVLDYGKIVNDGLPKDILLKTKGSQKFSFEGELLDIVRVDVIDIAIISIGQQLVEIVLTKEESKTLKIGQKVNVSTKAFTPNIQGL, from the coding sequence ATGATAGAGATTAAGATAAATAAACCTCTTCATGGTTCAAATGGAACTATGAATTTAGATATTGACTTAAACATAAACAAAGGTGAGTTTGTTGCACTTAGTGGACTTAGTGGTAGTGGAAAAACTACACTTTTAAGGATTCTTGCAGGTCTTGAAAATGCAACTGGAACTTTAAAAATAGATAATGAATATTGGTTAAATGAAAAATATTCAAAAGATAGCCAAAAAAGAGATATTGGTTTTGTTTTTCAAGACTATGCACTTTTTCCAAACTTTACAGTTTTACAAAATCTTTTATATGTAAAAAAAGATAAAGAATTAGCAAAACATCTTTTAGATATGACTGATATGTATGAACTAAAAGATAGATATCCCAATAGTTTAAGTGGTGGTCAAAAACAACGTGTTAGTTTGTGTAGAGCTTTAATGAATAAACCAAAACTTTTACTAATGGATGAACCACTTTCAGCACTTGATCCACAAATGAGAACAAAACTTCAAAATGAAATACTAACTTTACATAAAGAGTTTAATACAACTACAATTATGGTTAGTCATGATCCTAGTGAAATGTATCGTTTGGCTTCGAGAGTATTAGTTCTTGATTATGGAAAAATAGTAAATGATGGTCTTCCTAAAGATATATTATTAAAAACAAAAGGTAGTCAAAAATTTTCATTTGAAGGTGAACTATTGGATATTGTAAGAGTTGATGTTATTGATATTGCAATTATCTCTATTGGTCAACAATTAGTTGAAATAGTTCTTACAAAAGAAGAATCTAAAACTCTTAAAATTGGACAAAAAGTAAATGTAAGTACAAAAGCATTTACTCCAAATATTCAAGGTTTATAA
- the modB gene encoding molybdate ABC transporter permease subunit, which yields MIEILKNIEIDPFLISFKLASITTLILFFVCLPLAWYLSQTKSKMKPILESITALPLVVPPTVLGFYLLWSLSYNSPIGQFFQEYFGIKLVFNFYGLVIASCFYSLPFMVQPMQSGLESLNKNMLEASYISGKGKIETLFRIALPNIKPSLMTAIIITFAHTVGEFGVVLMIGGSIPGETRVASIAIYEFVEVMDYKNAHIYSVIMIIMSFLTLLGVYIFNNKQKQSQVNLNDRD from the coding sequence ATGATTGAAATATTAAAAAATATTGAAATTGATCCGTTTTTAATTTCATTTAAATTAGCAAGTATTACAACTTTGATTTTGTTTTTTGTATGTTTACCTCTTGCTTGGTACTTATCTCAAACAAAATCAAAAATGAAACCTATTTTAGAATCAATTACTGCTTTGCCATTAGTTGTTCCTCCGACTGTTTTAGGATTTTATTTACTTTGGTCTTTATCTTATAATTCTCCTATTGGGCAATTCTTTCAAGAATATTTTGGGATAAAACTTGTATTTAATTTTTATGGACTTGTAATTGCAAGCTGTTTTTATAGCCTTCCTTTTATGGTTCAACCTATGCAAAGTGGTTTAGAAAGTTTAAATAAGAATATGCTTGAAGCTAGTTATATTAGTGGGAAAGGTAAAATTGAAACTCTTTTTAGAATAGCTTTACCAAATATAAAACCATCTCTTATGACAGCAATTATCATCACTTTTGCACATACTGTTGGAGAGTTTGGTGTTGTTTTGATGATTGGAGGAAGTATCCCTGGAGAAACTAGAGTTGCATCAATTGCAATTTATGAATTTGTAGAAGTTATGGATTATAAAAATGCTCATATTTATAGTGTAATTATGATAATTATGAGTTTTTTAACACTTTTAGGAGTTTATATTTTTAATAATAAACAAAAACAATCACAGGTTAATTTAAATGATAGAGATTAA
- a CDS encoding TOBE domain-containing protein: protein MSKLVAKVSKINSLDNLNIVEFDFFGKTLKMMSLGLSSDIQIGTKVNLCVKPTNVAIAKNLSGEISLSNQLFATIENIENGELLSSILLKIENCYLESIITKDSSSKMNLKKNDNVLVLIKASNLSIEEVLND, encoded by the coding sequence ATGAGTAAGTTAGTTGCAAAAGTTTCAAAAATAAACTCTTTAGACAATTTAAATATTGTTGAGTTTGACTTTTTTGGAAAAACTTTAAAAATGATGAGTTTAGGTTTAAGTAGTGATATACAAATTGGAACAAAAGTAAATCTTTGTGTCAAACCAACAAATGTTGCTATTGCAAAAAATTTGTCAGGTGAAATAAGTTTATCAAATCAACTTTTTGCAACTATTGAAAATATAGAAAATGGTGAACTTTTAAGTAGTATTCTTTTAAAAATAGAAAATTGCTACCTTGAAAGTATCATCACAAAAGATTCTTCATCAAAAATGAATCTAAAGAAAAATGATAATGTATTAGTTTTAATAAAAGCTAGTAATTTATCGATTGAAGAAGTTTTAAATGATTGA
- the modA gene encoding molybdate ABC transporter substrate-binding protein has protein sequence MKKIALGFILLCSSVFAGTINVAVAANVSYAINDLVAEFNKTNPDTKVQITLGSSGKFTTQIENGAPFNIFMSADMKFPETLFGKNLAITKPVIYAQGSLAMLSSKELDFSKGINLVTDKNIEKIAIANPKTAPYGTAAVEAMKNAKVLEKVENKFVYAESISQAVTYATTAADVGFIAKSSLYDENMSKYKENVNWVSVDPALYTPIDQGIVILANAKDNIEAKAFYDFILSEKAKEIFHRFGYLTK, from the coding sequence ATGAAAAAAATAGCTTTAGGATTTATATTATTGTGTTCATCAGTTTTTGCTGGAACAATAAATGTTGCAGTTGCAGCAAACGTTAGTTATGCAATAAATGATTTAGTTGCAGAATTTAATAAAACAAATCCAGATACAAAAGTTCAAATAACTTTAGGAAGTAGTGGAAAATTTACTACTCAAATCGAGAATGGAGCACCATTTAATATTTTTATGAGTGCTGATATGAAATTTCCTGAAACTCTATTTGGAAAAAATCTTGCTATTACAAAACCTGTTATTTATGCTCAAGGAAGTTTAGCAATGCTAAGTTCAAAAGAGTTAGATTTTTCAAAAGGTATTAATCTTGTAACAGATAAAAATATTGAAAAAATTGCAATCGCAAACCCAAAAACTGCTCCTTATGGAACAGCGGCCGTTGAAGCTATGAAAAATGCAAAAGTACTAGAAAAAGTTGAAAATAAATTTGTTTACGCTGAATCAATTTCACAAGCTGTAACTTATGCAACAACTGCAGCTGATGTTGGATTTATTGCAAAATCATCTTTATATGATGAAAATATGTCTAAATATAAAGAAAATGTTAATTGGGTAAGTGTTGATCCAGCATTATATACTCCAATTGACCAAGGAATTGTTATTTTAGCTAATGCAAAAGATAATATTGAAGCAAAAGCTTTTTATGATTTTATTTTAAGTGAAAAAGCAAAAGAGATATTTCACAGATTTGGTTATTTAACAAAATGA
- a CDS encoding TOBE domain-containing protein, translated as MAISSNLTLELFDQPFLLEKRIELLMAIKKTGSINKAAKEVPMSYKSAWETIEAMNNLSINPIVQKETGGSGGGGTKLTEYGENLLKTYHLLKEEQKKFVENLNRIVDINNGTLKTIRRLSMQISARNQITGIVEAIEMGTVNAEVHIKLKSNNILVSIITNTAVQNLDLKVGDEVVAIIKSSNVFISTDENLQLSARNKFQGIVDNINKGGINSEIVIDIGNGDKIVAIITTSSVNSLNIKEKSKVGAIIKASDVMIGR; from the coding sequence GTGGCAATATCATCAAATTTGACTTTAGAACTTTTTGATCAACCTTTTTTGTTAGAAAAAAGAATTGAATTATTAATGGCAATAAAAAAAACTGGTTCAATAAATAAAGCAGCAAAAGAAGTTCCTATGAGCTATAAATCGGCTTGGGAAACGATTGAAGCTATGAATAATTTATCTATTAATCCAATAGTTCAAAAAGAAACAGGTGGAAGTGGAGGAGGAGGAACTAAACTCACAGAGTATGGTGAAAACCTTTTAAAAACTTATCATTTGTTAAAAGAAGAACAAAAAAAGTTTGTTGAAAATCTAAATAGAATAGTGGATATTAATAACGGTACTTTAAAAACAATTAGGAGATTATCTATGCAAATTAGTGCTAGAAACCAAATAACTGGTATAGTTGAAGCAATAGAAATGGGAACAGTAAATGCAGAAGTTCATATAAAACTAAAAAGCAATAATATTTTAGTTTCAATTATTACTAATACTGCTGTACAAAATCTTGATTTAAAAGTAGGGGATGAAGTAGTCGCTATAATCAAATCAAGTAATGTTTTTATATCTACTGATGAAAACTTACAATTAAGTGCAAGAAATAAATTCCAAGGTATAGTCGATAACATAAACAAAGGTGGTATTAATTCAGAAATTGTAATTGATATAGGAAATGGTGATAAAATCGTTGCTATTATTACTACAAGTTCTGTTAATAGCCTAAACATAAAAGAGAAAAGTAAAGTAGGTGCAATTATAAAAGCATCAGATGTTATGATTGGAAGATAA